A single Campylobacter ureolyticus ACS-301-V-Sch3b DNA region contains:
- a CDS encoding TIGR02757 family protein, translated as MQNLKTLLDYHADIKNCNENLYANPDPLWVAAKFKEPNIALISALFAYGNARLIVKFLNSLNFELLNENDNEIRNFYKNKKYRFQNSRDVAEIFITIKRLKNDENIENLIKKGFEKGENLAYGINNLISTIYSLNNYRSDGYEFFFGKNFDKKPKSPYKRYNMFLRWMVRDKDIDLGLFKSIDKKDLLMPLDVHTHRVSLKLGLMSRKTYDFEAVLELTNKLREFDKNDPIKYDFGLYRLGQSGEIDEILKDI; from the coding sequence ATGCAAAATCTTAAAACCTTACTTGATTATCACGCTGATATTAAAAATTGTAACGAAAATTTATATGCGAATCCAGATCCACTTTGGGTTGCTGCTAAGTTTAAAGAGCCAAATATCGCATTAATTAGTGCTTTATTTGCTTATGGAAATGCTAGATTGATAGTTAAATTTTTAAATTCTTTAAATTTTGAACTTTTAAACGAAAACGACAATGAAATAAGAAATTTCTATAAAAATAAAAAATATAGGTTTCAAAACTCACGCGATGTTGCCGAGATATTTATAACTATAAAGCGACTTAAAAATGATGAAAATATAGAAAATTTGATAAAAAAAGGCTTTGAAAAAGGCGAAAATTTAGCTTATGGTATTAATAATTTAATTTCTACAATTTATTCACTAAACAATTATAGAAGCGATGGTTATGAGTTTTTCTTTGGTAAAAACTTTGATAAAAAACCAAAATCCCCTTATAAAAGATACAATATGTTTTTAAGATGGATGGTAAGAGATAAAGACATTGATTTGGGGCTTTTTAAAAGTATTGATAAAAAAGATTTATTAATGCCGCTTGATGTTCACACTCACAGAGTTTCTTTAAAATTAGGTTTAATGAGTAGAAAAACTTATGATTTTGAAGCAGTTTTAGAATTAACTAATAAACTTAGAGAATTTGATAAAAATGATCCCATAAAGTATGATTTTG
- the rsmD gene encoding 16S rRNA (guanine(966)-N(2))-methyltransferase RsmD, with product MNKLFTQINSGKFKGKKLLIPSKTTTRSTKSLVKSSFFDTFRFEFADKVFIEMFAGSGVMAAEALSNGAKKCYGFEKDKAAFEILKSNFKGISSDLIAINSDCFNGLQALLKENNDEFIIYFDPPFDIRDGYDDIYKKVYETIKNLSNYNAFLVAIEHNSDVKFDETIGKFKLFKSKKFGKTSMTYFKKEI from the coding sequence ATGAATAAATTATTTACTCAGATAAACAGCGGAAAATTTAAAGGAAAAAAACTCTTAATTCCTTCAAAGACAACAACTAGGAGTACAAAAAGCTTGGTTAAAAGCTCTTTTTTTGATACTTTTAGATTTGAGTTTGCAGATAAAGTATTTATAGAGATGTTTGCAGGAAGTGGCGTAATGGCGGCTGAGGCGTTAAGCAATGGTGCGAAAAAATGCTATGGTTTTGAAAAAGATAAGGCTGCATTTGAAATTTTAAAATCAAATTTTAAAGGTATAAGTAGTGATTTAATCGCAATTAACAGTGATTGTTTTAACGGCTTGCAAGCTCTTTTAAAAGAAAATAATGATGAGTTTATAATCTATTTTGATCCACCATTTGACATAAGAGATGGCTATGATGATATTTATAAAAAAGTGTATGAAACAATAAAAAATTTATCTAATTACAATGCTTTTTTAGTGGCGATTGAGCACAATAGCGATGTTAAATTTGATGAAACAATAGGCAAATTTAAACTTTTTAAATCAAAAAAATTTGGAAAAACAAGCATGACTTATTTTAAAAAAGAAATTTAA
- a CDS encoding SAM-dependent methyltransferase: protein MKFSEFIDSWLFRKDGYYQKGIKIGKKGDFYTSVSVGSFFGICIAKYIMSFNKNFEIVEIGANEGHLICDIIQGIYTFDKTKLKNFEFFIVEPFENLRKIQKTNFENKIGKEVKLNHLSNLKEAKFKNAFFISNELFDTFKCEVVDNEKMLFIENFKPIFKTASKEIVDLAKKQGIKKGEVVLGLDKFLLKIYQSSKKFRFLSFDYGDFAPRNDFTLRVFSKHQVYNFFDIKNLKEFYQKSDITYNVVFKNIKDEFLKFKDVKFENFCSQSKALINFKADEILETLLKNAGENAYKNGVLQLKRLIIEMGEKFKMIEFSKGY, encoded by the coding sequence ATGAAATTTAGTGAATTTATCGACAGCTGGCTTTTTAGAAAAGATGGATATTATCAAAAAGGTATAAAAATTGGCAAAAAAGGCGATTTTTATACCTCAGTAAGCGTGGGTTCTTTTTTTGGAATTTGTATTGCAAAATATATAATGAGTTTTAATAAAAACTTTGAAATAGTTGAAATAGGCGCAAACGAAGGGCATTTGATTTGTGATATAATCCAAGGAATTTATACTTTTGATAAAACAAAACTTAAAAATTTTGAATTTTTCATAGTTGAGCCATTTGAAAATTTAAGAAAAATTCAAAAAACAAATTTTGAAAATAAAATAGGAAAAGAAGTAAAACTAAACCATCTTTCAAACCTTAAAGAAGCTAAGTTTAAAAATGCTTTTTTTATATCAAATGAGCTTTTTGATACTTTTAAATGTGAAGTTGTGGATAATGAAAAGATGCTGTTTATTGAAAATTTTAAACCTATATTTAAAACGGCTTCAAAAGAAATTGTGGATTTAGCTAAAAAACAAGGCATTAAAAAAGGCGAAGTTGTTTTGGGATTGGATAAATTTTTATTAAAAATTTATCAAAGTTCAAAAAAATTTAGATTTTTAAGTTTTGATTATGGTGATTTTGCACCAAGAAATGATTTTACTTTAAGGGTTTTTTCAAAACATCAAGTTTATAATTTTTTTGATATTAAAAATTTAAAAGAATTTTATCAAAAAAGTGATATTACTTATAATGTTGTTTTTAAAAATATTAAAGATGAGTTTTTGAAATTTAAAGATGTGAAATTTGAGAATTTTTGCTCTCAAAGCAAGGCGTTAATAAATTTTAAAGCAGATGAAATTTTAGAAACTCTACTTAAAAATGCTGGTGAAAATGCCTATAAAAATGGTGTTTTGCAGCTTAAAAGACTGATTATTGAAATGGGTGAAAAATTTAAAATGATAGAGTTTAGCAAAGGATATTAA
- a CDS encoding aspartate aminotransferase family protein has translation MSYLMSNYKKEDIVFTEGKNSVLIDKNGKDYIDFAAGIGVCSLGHANDKILKTINKQSKKILHTSNLYKNETQEKLAKKISKLLGYKTYAFFCNSGAEANECAIKLARKYGTQNFKEKKYEILSLKNSFHGRTIATLKLTGQDKFHPKDFAPYPDGFKFFDSIDEIIENINEKTVAVIIELVQGEGGVKALDKDSVAKLSEVLKQRNLLLITDEVQCGVYRTGEFVASKEYGIKPDIITFAKGLGGGVPIGACVSKEDIFTFGDHGSTFGGNHLVTNVALTTLNELVKLKKSGDLDKNIKNFQKHLDEIIKDYPLIFEKRTGLGLMQGLVLKDSKNLDIIYKKCLENGLLILKSGTNILRFLPPLNIDKDEIKEGFKRFKTSLKCL, from the coding sequence ATGAGCTATTTAATGAGTAATTATAAAAAAGAAGATATAGTTTTTACAGAGGGGAAAAATTCTGTTTTAATAGATAAAAACGGTAAAGATTATATTGATTTTGCAGCTGGAATTGGAGTGTGTTCTTTAGGTCATGCAAATGATAAAATTTTAAAAACTATAAATAAACAAAGTAAAAAAATACTTCATACTTCAAATTTATATAAAAATGAAACGCAAGAAAAACTTGCTAAAAAAATATCAAAATTACTAGGCTATAAAACATACGCGTTTTTTTGCAACTCAGGTGCTGAGGCAAATGAGTGTGCGATAAAACTTGCTAGAAAATACGGCACCCAAAATTTTAAAGAAAAAAAATATGAAATTTTATCTTTAAAAAACTCATTTCACGGCCGAACAATTGCAACTTTAAAGCTAACTGGGCAGGATAAATTTCATCCCAAAGATTTTGCACCATATCCTGATGGATTTAAGTTTTTTGACTCAATTGATGAGATTATAGAAAACATTAATGAAAAAACTGTAGCTGTTATTATAGAGCTTGTTCAAGGTGAGGGTGGTGTAAAAGCTCTTGATAAAGATAGTGTTGCAAAGCTAAGCGAAGTTTTAAAGCAAAGAAATTTACTTTTAATAACAGATGAGGTTCAGTGCGGTGTATATAGAACTGGTGAGTTTGTAGCCTCTAAAGAGTATGGTATCAAACCAGATATCATAACATTTGCCAAAGGACTTGGTGGTGGTGTTCCAATAGGAGCTTGCGTAAGCAAAGAAGATATTTTTACATTTGGAGATCATGGAAGTACTTTTGGTGGAAATCATTTAGTAACAAATGTCGCACTTACAACGCTTAATGAACTTGTAAAACTTAAAAAAAGTGGTGATCTTGATAAAAATATTAAAAATTTTCAAAAACATTTAGATGAAATAATCAAAGATTATCCATTAATATTTGAAAAAAGAACCGGACTTGGTCTTATGCAAGGACTTGTTTTAAAAGATAGTAAAAATTTAGATATTATTTATAAAAAATGCCTTGAAAATGGACTTTTGATACTAAAATCAGGCACAAATATACTTAGATTTTTACCACCTTTAAATATAGATAAAGATGAAATCAAAGAGGGCTTTAAAAGATTTAAAACATCTTTAAAATGTTTATAA
- a CDS encoding trimeric intracellular cation channel family protein → MTALLLTEYIGIASAALSGYLYGVKKECDLLGIFMAAFLTALSGGILRDVLVGRDVYSFTHYMPISIVLVVILFAMAFKIHTKRESLDKSTLFVMSDAIDIVSFSIVGSMVALEYGYNIFGVLLIALANGVGGGIFRDMLYNEVPWFMKTGFYGTVCIVTGLIYYFMDLVGLNNMFFIMILFAFGVAFRMIAHKKNWRLPKIEEEK, encoded by the coding sequence TTGACCGCTTTACTTCTAACTGAATATATTGGCATTGCATCAGCAGCACTTAGTGGTTATTTATATGGAGTTAAAAAAGAGTGTGATTTACTTGGCATTTTTATGGCTGCGTTTTTAACTGCTTTGAGTGGTGGAATTTTAAGAGATGTTTTAGTTGGTAGAGATGTTTATTCTTTTACTCACTATATGCCTATAAGTATTGTTTTGGTGGTGATTTTATTTGCTATGGCTTTTAAAATTCATACAAAAAGAGAAAGTCTTGATAAAAGCACACTTTTTGTTATGAGTGATGCTATAGATATAGTTAGCTTTTCAATTGTTGGCTCAATGGTTGCGTTAGAGTATGGATACAATATATTTGGAGTTTTATTAATAGCCCTTGCAAATGGCGTTGGCGGAGGAATTTTTAGAGATATGTTGTATAATGAAGTTCCATGGTTTATGAAAACAGGGTTTTATGGAACAGTTTGTATAGTAACTGGACTAATTTATTATTTTATGGATTTAGTTGGGTTAAACAATATGTTTTTTATAATGATACTTTTTGCTTTTGGTGTAGCTTTTAGGATGATTGCACATAAGAAAAATTGGAGATTACCAAAAATTGAGGAGGAAAAATGA
- a CDS encoding M23 family metallopeptidase produces the protein MRKIIILLAILLSLNANEIINGETEILKVDSKFAGKLFINDKKSIWLDNPVKKGEKIAFVSSNYRNKNDIIVRHIFNNDEQIIKFKLIEGSYKKENITVSSSKASPNKENLKRIKKEREEAYSIYRTKTDKLLFNSKFELPINSVITSNFGNARVFNGNLKSYHSGTDFRAGVGTPIKAVNDGVVMIAKERFYAGNSVVINHGGGIYSQYYHLSKINVEVGNLVKKGEVIGLSGATGRVSGPHLHFGIMVNANSVEPLKFIEAINYALFDR, from the coding sequence ATGAGGAAAATCATTATTTTACTAGCTATTTTGCTAAGTTTAAATGCAAACGAGATTATAAATGGAGAAACTGAAATTCTAAAAGTTGATAGCAAGTTTGCAGGAAAACTTTTTATAAATGATAAAAAAAGCATTTGGCTTGATAATCCTGTTAAAAAAGGTGAAAAAATAGCTTTTGTTAGTTCAAATTATAGAAATAAAAATGATATTATTGTTAGGCATATATTTAATAACGACGAACAAATTATAAAATTTAAACTCATTGAGGGTAGTTATAAAAAAGAAAATATAACTGTTTCAAGCAGTAAAGCAAGTCCAAATAAAGAAAATTTAAAACGCATTAAAAAAGAAAGAGAGGAAGCTTACTCTATTTATAGAACAAAAACAGACAAACTTTTATTTAATTCCAAATTCGAACTTCCTATAAATTCAGTCATTACATCAAATTTTGGTAATGCAAGGGTTTTTAATGGAAATTTAAAAAGCTATCACTCAGGGACTGATTTTAGAGCTGGCGTTGGAACTCCTATAAAAGCTGTTAATGACGGGGTTGTAATGATAGCAAAAGAGAGATTTTATGCTGGAAATTCAGTTGTGATTAATCATGGTGGTGGAATTTATTCACAATATTATCATTTAAGTAAAATTAATGTAGAGGTTGGAAATTTAGTTAAAAAAGGCGAAGTTATCGGACTTAGTGGTGCAACGGGAAGGGTAAGTGGACCTCATCTTCATTTTGGAATAATGGTAAATGCAAATAGTGTTGAGCCTTTAAAATTTATAGAAGCTATAAATTATGCACTATTTGATAGGTAA
- a CDS encoding lipid-binding SYLF domain-containing protein has translation MKKLLVFAFAFCLSLSADVFQNEQVYAAANVVKSFGCDNNNTVSEKFLENIKAVAIIPDVTRTGVIASTQRGKGVFSMRDLNGNWTPPIMITYSSFGAGPQVGIESADMILLFQTSKSFRDIFKGQDLLGLNAGGTIGEGSMAGRTTDLPEVSAYIVKTGKTSGVYFGASLDFGRIVIDDQATNDYYERIYDYQDILNGSPRDSKYTKMLKHALNVYLANDREKFRCDIDKFIVK, from the coding sequence ATGAAAAAATTATTAGTTTTTGCTTTCGCATTTTGCTTAAGCCTTAGTGCAGATGTTTTTCAAAATGAACAAGTTTATGCTGCTGCTAATGTTGTAAAATCTTTTGGTTGTGATAACAACAACACAGTTTCTGAAAAATTTCTAGAAAATATTAAAGCTGTTGCAATTATCCCTGATGTAACTAGAACAGGTGTTATTGCTTCAACTCAAAGAGGAAAAGGTGTATTTTCTATGAGAGATTTAAATGGAAACTGGACACCACCAATTATGATAACATACTCAAGCTTTGGAGCAGGTCCACAAGTAGGAATAGAATCAGCTGATATGATACTACTTTTCCAAACAAGCAAATCTTTTAGAGATATTTTTAAAGGACAAGATTTACTTGGCTTAAATGCAGGTGGAACTATCGGAGAGGGAAGCATGGCAGGAAGAACTACTGATTTGCCTGAAGTTTCAGCTTATATAGTAAAAACTGGTAAAACAAGCGGTGTTTATTTTGGAGCAAGTTTAGATTTTGGAAGAATTGTTATAGATGATCAAGCTACAAATGATTATTATGAAAGAATCTATGACTACCAAGATATCTTAAATGGTTCACCAAGAGATTCAAAATATACAAAGATGCTTAAACACGCTCTTAATGTATATTTGGCAAATGATAGAGAAAAATTTAGATGCGATATTGATAAATTTATCGTTAAATAA
- the glyS gene encoding glycine--tRNA ligase subunit beta: MRLLIEIGVEELPAIPFLKEYKNILPKWQKVLEKYEIKADFSFDFTPRRMVLDSSNFPNKQDDRVVEQIGAPKRIAIKDGIWSKAAVSFAKKCGIDEDKLGFKKIGNDEFLYYEYTQKGKDVKEILSDMINDFLKELHFGKEMRWGNGEFEFIRPIRSLAVCLNNENVEMQIYGVRSKLAFYPHRSFGYDLVEFKSADEYYEKLAKNGIILNSKKREEKILNEFKNLEKTNSFEIEKDRDLLNEVIAITEHPTALKGEFDKEFLNVPDEVIITSMKENQRYFPVFNNGKLTNNFVFVSNAVCDDDSLIVSGNERVLKARLSDAMFFWQSDLKNGLNPDSLKNVLYIKELGSIYDKELREIKIALNLAKFYKNELEKEAGKEYEKLLERAIILSKADLTTLMVDEFGELQGIMGSYYAKAMGENENIVKAIKEQYLPDGEKSELPSSIFSSIVALSFKLDSLMGLFSVGKIPSGTKDPYALRRSANGIIKIVLNKNLNFNLNKILEEISPNYTKFDIQILQDFIFDRLNTVYDVNISIINACLKSGESDIKKLNNSILALDEISKKESFKENFSTFKRLANIIKDEKIKKVDDSLISQNAEMELNNAFNSLKLDLKDSKSYLNELFGLKEKIDKFFDEIMINVDDESLKANRIAIIGQIYNSFLKVADIKEISF, from the coding sequence ATGAGATTATTGATTGAAATTGGAGTTGAAGAACTCCCAGCAATTCCTTTTTTAAAGGAGTATAAAAATATTTTACCAAAATGGCAAAAAGTATTAGAAAAATATGAAATAAAGGCTGATTTTAGTTTTGATTTTACTCCTAGAAGAATGGTTTTAGATAGTAGTAATTTTCCAAATAAGCAAGATGATAGAGTCGTAGAGCAAATCGGTGCTCCAAAAAGAATAGCTATAAAAGACGGTATTTGGAGTAAAGCCGCAGTTAGTTTTGCTAAAAAATGCGGTATAGATGAAGATAAACTTGGATTTAAAAAAATAGGCAATGATGAGTTTTTATATTATGAGTACACTCAAAAAGGAAAAGATGTAAAAGAAATTTTATCTGATATGATAAATGACTTTTTAAAAGAGCTTCATTTTGGAAAAGAGATGAGATGGGGTAATGGAGAATTTGAGTTCATAAGACCTATTAGATCGTTAGCAGTTTGTTTGAATAATGAAAATGTTGAAATGCAAATTTATGGCGTGAGGTCAAAACTTGCTTTTTATCCGCATAGAAGCTTTGGTTATGATTTAGTTGAGTTTAAATCAGCTGATGAATACTACGAAAAACTTGCAAAAAATGGCATTATTTTAAACTCTAAAAAAAGAGAAGAAAAAATACTAAACGAGTTTAAAAATCTAGAAAAAACAAATTCATTTGAGATAGAAAAAGATAGAGATTTGTTAAATGAAGTAATAGCCATAACTGAACATCCAACTGCTTTAAAAGGGGAGTTTGATAAGGAATTTTTAAATGTTCCAGATGAAGTTATAATAACATCAATGAAGGAAAATCAAAGATATTTCCCGGTTTTTAATAATGGCAAACTAACTAACAATTTTGTGTTTGTAAGTAATGCAGTTTGTGATGATGACTCTCTTATTGTTAGTGGAAATGAAAGAGTTTTAAAAGCTAGACTTAGCGATGCGATGTTTTTTTGGCAAAGTGATCTTAAAAACGGTCTAAATCCAGATAGTTTAAAAAATGTTTTATATATAAAAGAACTAGGCTCGATTTATGATAAGGAGTTAAGAGAGATAAAAATTGCTCTAAATTTGGCAAAATTTTATAAAAATGAGCTTGAAAAAGAAGCTGGAAAAGAGTATGAAAAACTTTTAGAAAGAGCAATTATTTTAAGCAAGGCTGATCTTACAACTTTGATGGTAGATGAGTTTGGTGAGCTTCAAGGAATTATGGGAAGTTATTATGCAAAGGCAATGGGAGAAAATGAAAATATTGTAAAAGCCATAAAAGAGCAATATTTACCAGATGGTGAAAAAAGTGAGTTACCAAGCTCTATTTTTAGTAGTATTGTTGCACTTAGCTTTAAGCTCGATTCATTAATGGGGCTTTTTTCAGTGGGAAAAATTCCAAGTGGAACAAAAGACCCGTACGCTTTAAGAAGGTCTGCAAATGGTATAATAAAGATAGTTTTAAATAAAAATTTAAATTTTAATTTAAATAAAATTTTAGAAGAAATTTCTCCAAACTACACTAAATTTGACATTCAAATTTTACAAGATTTTATTTTTGATAGATTAAACACTGTTTATGATGTAAATATCTCTATTATAAATGCTTGTTTAAAAAGTGGTGAAAGTGACATTAAAAAGCTAAATAATTCAATTTTAGCTCTTGATGAAATAAGCAAAAAAGAAAGCTTTAAAGAAAATTTTTCTACATTTAAAAGACTTGCAAATATCATAAAAGATGAAAAAATTAAAAAAGTTGATGATAGCTTAATCTCACAAAATGCCGAAATGGAGTTAAATAATGCATTTAACTCTTTAAAACTTGATTTAAAAGATAGCAAAAGTTATTTAAATGAGCTTTTTGGATTAAAAGAAAAAATAGATAAATTTTTCGATGAAATTATGATAAATGTTGATGATGAGAGCTTAAAAGCAAATCGAATTGCAATAATAGGTCAAATTTATAATTCATTTTTAAAAGTAGCTGATATAAAAGAGATAAGTTTTTAA
- a CDS encoding endonuclease/exonuclease/phosphatase family protein, producing the protein MRLFLTLIFSFYFLVAGELKIATFNVENLFDATIQGTEYSDFKTNWNNAKFRAKLKNISNVIKDVNADIIALQEIENKGVLNELAKESGYKYILFSKDLKAPVGVGIMSKIPFYNTTIKKITEVKTRDILKADFLFEGQKFSVFTTHLLTFKNGEYKRKINAKALENFTKNTKNAIVLGDFNTEFKPNSLVAEISKNNNLVNLWSTFFSKKSSHISGRAIDHILLSKSFFKDSNLIYKKNSFNVFNNSKYFNRNLNVSDHYPLFFTIVTNSKYKTPNFISDVKKIDDFYEKDDVLFPLTLKNLAVVYKDKFGFSLADENKRGVYFFSRNNNIELSDLVEVKIYSTNYHNGNFQVDKFEIKKLGKVRNLTDFMLDNPLNSRHGDVLKSINGDVFNGYINTKFGKFKIHSFNKKINNGKNQTFENVFVTNFKGSKELIVK; encoded by the coding sequence ATGAGGTTATTTTTAACTTTAATTTTTAGTTTTTATTTTTTAGTTGCTGGTGAGCTTAAAATCGCTACTTTTAATGTTGAAAATTTATTTGACGCAACTATTCAAGGAACTGAATATAGTGATTTTAAAACAAATTGGAATAATGCTAAATTTAGAGCAAAACTTAAAAATATTTCAAATGTTATAAAAGATGTAAATGCTGATATTATCGCTCTTCAAGAGATTGAAAATAAAGGTGTTTTAAATGAACTTGCTAAAGAGTCTGGTTATAAATATATTTTATTTTCAAAAGATTTAAAAGCTCCAGTTGGAGTTGGAATAATGTCAAAAATTCCTTTTTATAACACAACTATAAAAAAAATAACAGAAGTTAAAACAAGGGATATTTTAAAGGCTGATTTTTTATTTGAAGGTCAGAAATTTAGTGTTTTTACAACTCACTTGCTAACATTTAAAAATGGTGAATACAAGAGAAAAATAAATGCAAAAGCCTTAGAAAATTTCACTAAAAATACTAAAAATGCTATTGTTTTAGGGGATTTTAATACGGAATTTAAACCAAATTCACTGGTTGCAGAAATATCTAAAAATAATAATTTAGTAAATTTATGGAGCACATTTTTTTCTAAAAAAAGCTCGCATATTAGCGGGCGAGCGATTGATCATATTTTACTTAGTAAAAGTTTTTTCAAAGATTCAAATTTAATTTATAAAAAAAATAGCTTTAATGTTTTTAATAATTCAAAATATTTTAATAGAAATTTAAATGTTTCAGACCATTATCCTTTGTTTTTTACTATCGTTACAAACTCTAAATATAAAACTCCAAATTTTATAAGCGATGTAAAAAAAATTGATGATTTTTATGAAAAAGATGATGTTTTATTTCCTTTAACGCTAAAAAACTTAGCTGTTGTTTATAAAGATAAATTTGGCTTTAGTTTGGCTGATGAAAACAAAAGAGGTGTTTATTTTTTTAGTAGAAATAATAATATAGAGCTATCTGATTTAGTAGAAGTTAAAATTTACAGCACCAATTATCATAATGGTAATTTTCAGGTTGATAAATTTGAGATAAAGAAACTAGGAAAAGTTAGAAATTTGACTGATTTTATGCTTGATAATCCTTTAAATTCAAGACATGGGGATGTTTTAAAAAGTATAAACGGCGATGTTTTTAATGGCTATATAAACACAAAATTTGGCAAATTTAAAATTCATAGTTTTAATAAAAAAATAAATAATGGTAAAAATCAGACCTTTGAGAATGTTTTTGTAACAAATTTTAAAGGCAGTAAGGAGCTTATTGTAAAATGA
- a CDS encoding tRNA (cytidine(34)-2'-O)-methyltransferase translates to MFNIVLVNPQIPQNTGAIGRLCINANLNLHIIKPTVFSLEEKAVRRAGLDYWKKLDPIIWDSLDEFLKFHEDKFNKFYFATTKAKKKYFDVKFEDGDFILFGAESTGLPMWLMERNWQNAITIPMGKNGRSLNLAMSVGIIAYEAIRQNFSEISL, encoded by the coding sequence ATGTTTAATATTGTTTTAGTCAATCCTCAAATACCGCAAAATACAGGTGCAATTGGAAGACTTTGTATAAATGCTAATTTAAATTTACATATCATAAAACCAACAGTTTTTAGTCTTGAAGAAAAAGCTGTAAGAAGAGCTGGATTAGACTACTGGAAGAAGCTTGATCCAATTATTTGGGATAGTTTGGATGAGTTTTTAAAATTTCATGAGGATAAATTTAATAAATTTTATTTTGCTACTACAAAAGCCAAAAAAAAATATTTTGACGTTAAATTTGAAGATGGGGATTTTATACTTTTTGGAGCTGAAAGCACAGGTCTTCCTATGTGGCTTATGGAAAGAAATTGGCAAAATGCAATAACAATTCCAATGGGAAAAAATGGAAGAAGTTTAAATTTAGCAATGAGTGTTGGAATAATCGCTTACGAGGCAATTAGACAAAATTTTAGCGAGATTAGCTTATGA